A genomic region of Miscanthus floridulus cultivar M001 chromosome 3, ASM1932011v1, whole genome shotgun sequence contains the following coding sequences:
- the LOC136547335 gene encoding thymidylate kinase-like: MTALVRLAGRAASWSRVGTAAAAATAPSPLGLLAQRRRAFQGVRMETAGSKGGRGALVVLEGLDRSGKSSQCARLLSFLKGKGYDAEGWRFPDRATSVGQMISAYLANESQLDDRTIHLLFSANRWEKRALMESKLLRGTTLIVDRYSYSGVAFSAAKGLDIEWCKAPENGLIAPDLVIYLDVQPEKAAERGGYGGERYEKIEFQKKVAEHYHSLRDSTWKAVDGSLLMETVEEKLRDLATSCIQECRGNPLTNLAW; encoded by the exons ATGACTGCATTGGTTCGGCTCGCTGGAAGAGCAGCTTCTTGGAGCAG GGTTggcacagcggcggcggcggcgacagcacCCTCTCCTCTGGGCCTGCTCGCGCAGCGCCGGAGGGCGTTCCAGGGCGTGAGAATGGAGACGGCGGGCAGCAAGGGCGGCCGTGGTGCTCTGGTGGTCCTGGAAGGCCTGGACCGGAGCGGGAAATCGTCGCAGTGTGCCCGGCTACTGTCGTTTCTCAAAGGCAAAGGCTACGACGCCGAAGGGTGGAGGTTCCCTGACAGGGCCACCAGTGTCGGGCAGATGATCTCTGCCTACCTCGCGAACGAGTCGCAGCTTGATGATAGGACGATTCATTTGCTCTTCAGCGCCAATCGCTGGGAGAAAAG AGCTTTGATGGAAAGCAAGCTACTCCGCGGAACTACTCTCATTGTAGACCGCTATTCTTATTCAGGCGTGGCGTTCTCAGCTGCTAAAGGGCTTGACATTGAGTGGTGCAAG GCTCCAGAAAATGGGCTTATTGCTCCAGACCTGGTAATATATCTTGATGTACAGCCAGAG AAAGCGGCTGAAAGAGGAGGCTATGGAGGTGAGCGATATGAAAAGATAGAGTTCCAAAAGAAAGTTGCAGAGCATTACCATTCGCTCCGTGATTCGACATGGAAG GCGGTCGATGGTTCCCTTCTCATGGAGACTGTTGAAGAAAAACTGAGAGATTTAGCTACGAGCTGCATTCAGGAGTGCCGAGGGAACCCGCTTACCAATCTGGCCTGGTGA